A window of Photobacterium sp. GJ3 contains these coding sequences:
- a CDS encoding c-type cytochrome encodes MSISRKRKAVRFCWLAGFTLVSVSGGIQAKTEAEAKAQIKQDLIGFCADCHGRQGISELKNVPNLRAQPPAYLKAQLEAFRSKTRSTSFMDAFIYQISDAQVEQAVAHFSSQPASLKAQPVWRGEKWPGDMSPGEQLAYVGKLSPHVPACVACHGPSGIGVEPSFPRLEGQKSDYMVNQLKAWKADKRPPGPLGVMAAIAKSLTDDEILAVSEYFAQLGGEQ; translated from the coding sequence ATGAGCATAAGTCGAAAACGAAAGGCCGTCCGTTTCTGCTGGCTGGCGGGCTTTACCCTGGTGAGTGTTTCGGGGGGCATACAGGCTAAAACTGAAGCAGAAGCCAAAGCACAAATCAAACAGGATTTGATTGGCTTCTGTGCCGATTGTCATGGCCGGCAAGGGATATCCGAGCTGAAAAATGTGCCCAATCTCAGAGCACAGCCGCCAGCTTATCTGAAGGCGCAACTGGAAGCGTTTCGTAGTAAGACCAGAAGCACCTCTTTCATGGATGCTTTCATCTATCAGATTTCAGATGCCCAGGTCGAACAGGCTGTCGCGCATTTCTCCTCTCAACCTGCAAGTTTAAAAGCGCAACCTGTGTGGCGTGGTGAAAAGTGGCCGGGAGATATGTCGCCTGGAGAGCAATTGGCGTATGTCGGTAAACTCTCCCCGCACGTGCCAGCCTGTGTCGCCTGTCATGGTCCGAGCGGGATTGGCGTTGAGCCGTCGTTCCCCCGGCTGGAAGGCCAGAAATCTGATTATATGGTGAATCAGCTGAAGGCCTGGAAAGCCGATAAACGGCCCCCCGGCCCACTGGGTGTGATGGCTGCCATTGCAAAATCCCTCACTGATGATGAAATCCTCGCCGTCTCCGAATACTTTGCGCAACTGGGAGGTGAGCAATGA
- a CDS encoding GFA family protein, with amino-acid sequence MREVTYPIRGACQCGGVTYSLLAPPKMVVACHCRECQKLSTSAFSITAMVDAENLVFEGVMSDWSRPADSGNTSAAKFCPTCGNRIYHYDPTQPNAIKLKPSNLEDTRIIEPTLHVWTSEKQAWYQIPEGVKQFEKQFEKQP; translated from the coding sequence ATGCGCGAAGTAACTTATCCGATTCGGGGCGCCTGTCAGTGTGGCGGGGTCACTTATTCTTTGCTGGCACCACCGAAAATGGTGGTGGCCTGTCATTGTAGGGAATGCCAGAAATTATCCACCAGCGCCTTCAGTATTACTGCGATGGTCGATGCTGAGAATCTGGTATTCGAAGGCGTGATGTCGGACTGGTCCCGTCCGGCGGACAGCGGCAACACCAGCGCTGCAAAATTTTGTCCGACCTGCGGGAATCGGATTTACCATTATGATCCGACCCAGCCCAATGCCATTAAACTCAAGCCCAGCAATCTGGAAGATACCCGCATTATTGAGCCGACATTGCATGTCTGGACCAGTGAAAAGCAAGCCTGGTATCAAATCCCGGAAGGGGTGAAACAGTTTGAGAAACAGTTTGAGAAACAGCCTTAA
- a CDS encoding TRAP transporter large permease subunit — translation MFELSSMGIGYGSLLMLGLMIALLLTGMQLAFVTGLVALIFTLGWFGPDALPLVTSRMYSFVDGYIFLAVPMFVLMAALLDRSGIARDLFDAMKSVGRRVRGGVAVQTLLVAVVLASMSGVIGGETVLLGILALPQMLRLGYDRKLAIGTTCAGGALGTMLPPSIVLIIYGLTASVSIGDLFKAAFLPALLLALMYIGYVLIRCKMNPALAPLPTEEELAEDAARDTRYFKALFFPMLSVGVVLGSIYTGVASVTEASALGVVGIMVSALIRGEMSWSMLKESAIATMRTCGMIMWIGIGASALVGVYNLMGGIDFVEETILAFSGGSPTLTLLIMMVILLVLGMFLDWVGVALLTMPIFVPIITGLGMDPIWFGVVFCLNMQVSFLSPPFGPAAFYLKSVAPKDISLGEIFSSLLPFIALQLVALTLVILFPQLALWWR, via the coding sequence ATGTTTGAGTTATCGTCAATGGGGATCGGCTACGGCAGCCTGCTGATGCTGGGGCTGATGATTGCCTTATTGCTGACCGGTATGCAGTTGGCTTTTGTCACCGGTCTGGTGGCCCTGATTTTCACCCTGGGCTGGTTTGGCCCGGACGCTTTACCGCTGGTCACCAGCCGCATGTATTCCTTCGTGGACGGCTACATTTTCCTCGCGGTGCCCATGTTTGTCCTGATGGCAGCCCTGCTGGACCGTTCCGGGATCGCCCGTGATTTGTTTGATGCCATGAAGTCCGTTGGCCGTCGCGTCCGGGGAGGCGTGGCAGTCCAGACGCTGCTCGTGGCTGTCGTGCTGGCCTCCATGTCGGGCGTGATTGGCGGTGAAACGGTGCTGCTGGGCATTCTGGCACTGCCACAGATGCTGCGTTTGGGGTATGACCGCAAGCTGGCGATCGGCACCACCTGTGCCGGTGGGGCATTGGGGACCATGTTGCCGCCCAGTATTGTGCTGATTATTTACGGTCTGACCGCCAGTGTGTCCATTGGCGACCTGTTCAAAGCGGCCTTCCTGCCAGCATTGTTGCTGGCGCTGATGTACATCGGCTACGTGTTGATCCGATGCAAAATGAATCCTGCGTTAGCGCCACTGCCAACGGAAGAAGAGCTGGCAGAAGATGCAGCACGGGACACCCGTTATTTCAAAGCCCTGTTCTTCCCGATGCTGTCTGTGGGCGTCGTTCTGGGCAGTATTTACACCGGCGTCGCTTCTGTGACGGAAGCCTCGGCACTGGGTGTGGTCGGGATCATGGTCAGCGCACTGATCCGGGGCGAGATGAGCTGGAGCATGCTCAAGGAAAGTGCCATCGCAACCATGCGAACCTGCGGCATGATTATGTGGATTGGGATTGGCGCCAGTGCCTTGGTCGGGGTGTATAACCTGATGGGCGGCATCGATTTTGTGGAAGAAACGATTCTGGCGTTCAGTGGTGGCAGCCCGACCCTGACCCTGCTGATTATGATGGTGATTCTGCTGGTGCTGGGAATGTTCCTGGACTGGGTGGGTGTGGCTTTGCTCACCATGCCGATTTTCGTGCCGATTATTACCGGCCTGGGTATGGATCCAATCTGGTTTGGTGTCGTGTTCTGCCTGAACATGCAGGTTTCTTTCCTGTCACCGCCATTTGGTCCGGCAGCATTTTATCTGAAATCTGTTGCGCCGAAAGATATCAGTCTGGGCGAAATTTTCTCTTCACTGCTGCCATTTATTGCACTTCAGCTGGTTGCGCTCACGCTGGTGATTCTGTTCCCGCAGCTGGCACTGTGGTGGCGTTAA
- a CDS encoding MarC family protein — protein sequence MIDLVTLGVTVFMGFFAIMNPIANTAVFTGLTAHQSSAEKRQTAIKALTAAFFIVAAFSLLGKGIFQLFGITLPALRLAGGILVFLVGFHMLQGSSSAMHSQSPSRDAEDISISPLAIPILAGPGTIATAMNYSAAASLLHILITISAFAVLCLLTLICFLYAQKLVDFLGKDGVNVITRIMGLLLTVIAMQMLIQGVHDARQLFTAAGAS from the coding sequence ATGATTGATCTGGTGACTTTGGGCGTTACGGTTTTTATGGGCTTTTTCGCCATCATGAACCCCATTGCCAATACCGCGGTGTTTACGGGTCTGACGGCACACCAGTCCAGTGCCGAAAAAAGACAAACCGCCATCAAAGCGCTGACGGCTGCATTTTTTATTGTCGCGGCGTTCAGTTTGCTGGGAAAAGGGATTTTCCAGTTATTTGGCATTACCTTGCCAGCGCTGCGTCTGGCAGGAGGCATTCTGGTCTTTTTAGTCGGCTTTCATATGTTGCAGGGGAGCAGTTCTGCAATGCACTCTCAAAGTCCCAGTCGTGATGCCGAGGATATCTCGATTTCGCCGCTCGCCATTCCGATTCTGGCCGGTCCGGGCACCATCGCGACCGCGATGAATTATTCTGCGGCAGCGAGTCTGCTGCATATTCTGATCACCATCTCGGCATTTGCGGTGTTGTGCCTGCTCACCCTGATCTGCTTTTTATACGCGCAGAAGCTGGTAGATTTTCTGGGGAAAGACGGGGTGAATGTGATCACCCGGATTATGGGGTTATTGCTGACGGTGATTGCCATGCAGATGCTGATTCAGGGCGTGCATGATGCCCGGCAACTCTTTACTGCTGCGGGTGCCTCCTGA
- a CDS encoding D-alanine--D-alanine ligase — protein sequence MRVGVLMGGESSERSVSLRSGEAVCEAINQLGYEAISIDPCRLSDTLDALKSVEKVFIALHGNLGESGHIQGLLDWLEIPYTGSGLSSSSICLNKHRARQVLSEQGFHYAKWQAVHRSHNAEAIVAAAEHVGYPLVVKPTSQGCSIGVTKVSSPEDLSAAVRQAFDYDDNILLEGFISGKEYTCGILGDQALPVVQIRSETFFDWAAKFGTQTATYHCPSDLSPSEEQAIQAVSLAAFHALGCRGWGRLDIILGDDGRIYPIEMNTSPGMTPRSVFPMASREIGLDFAQTIESILALASFDPV from the coding sequence ATGCGTGTAGGTGTACTAATGGGAGGGGAATCCAGTGAGCGCAGTGTTTCACTACGTTCCGGTGAAGCCGTTTGTGAAGCAATCAATCAATTAGGTTATGAAGCGATCAGCATTGATCCCTGCCGTCTGAGCGACACACTGGACGCTTTAAAATCCGTGGAGAAAGTCTTTATTGCGCTGCACGGTAACCTCGGTGAAAGCGGACATATTCAGGGCTTACTCGACTGGCTGGAGATCCCTTATACCGGGAGCGGACTATCGTCCTCGTCAATATGTCTGAATAAGCACCGGGCCCGGCAAGTTCTCTCTGAACAAGGCTTCCATTATGCCAAGTGGCAGGCCGTTCACCGCTCCCACAACGCAGAAGCCATTGTGGCAGCCGCTGAGCACGTGGGGTATCCCCTGGTCGTCAAACCGACATCTCAGGGATGCAGCATCGGGGTCACCAAGGTATCCTCGCCGGAGGACCTGTCCGCTGCTGTACGGCAAGCATTTGATTATGATGACAATATACTATTGGAAGGCTTCATCAGCGGCAAAGAATACACCTGTGGGATTTTAGGCGATCAAGCGTTGCCCGTGGTCCAGATTCGCTCTGAAACCTTTTTCGACTGGGCTGCCAAATTTGGTACGCAAACGGCCACCTATCATTGCCCGAGTGACCTATCACCCAGCGAAGAACAAGCCATTCAAGCCGTATCACTCGCCGCATTCCATGCACTGGGATGCCGCGGATGGGGTCGTCTGGATATCATTCTGGGTGATGACGGACGGATTTATCCGATTGAGATGAACACGTCCCCAGGTATGACACCGCGCAGTGTCTTCCCGATGGCCAGCCGGGAGATTGGGCTGGACTTTGCACAAACGATTGAAAGCATTCTTGCACTCGCCAGTTTCGATCCGGTTTAA
- a CDS encoding TRAP transporter small permease subunit: MNTNPTPAGQDEEQPKNGLDAAIVNIGNLLSLLFLFTVMISFYEVLMRYVFNSPTIWVHETASFLGGSLFIVGGLYALATNKHVRVVLLYDMVSQRTRQYLNLFHHVMGLLFSVLMAWASYTMAHEAWITPWGEMRLETSGSAWNPPFPALLKGIIFVSLCVLSVQFLLHLIAEIRGLRKKDV, encoded by the coding sequence ATGAATACCAACCCCACGCCTGCCGGGCAGGATGAAGAGCAGCCTAAAAACGGGCTGGACGCAGCAATTGTCAACATAGGAAATTTGCTGAGTCTGCTGTTTCTGTTCACCGTCATGATTTCATTTTATGAAGTTTTGATGCGTTATGTGTTTAATTCGCCAACCATCTGGGTGCATGAAACTGCCTCGTTCCTTGGGGGATCGCTGTTTATCGTTGGCGGCCTGTATGCACTGGCGACCAATAAACATGTGCGGGTTGTTTTGCTGTATGACATGGTTTCTCAGCGCACCCGGCAGTACCTGAACCTGTTCCATCATGTGATGGGGTTGCTGTTCTCCGTCCTGATGGCCTGGGCCTCTTACACCATGGCGCATGAAGCCTGGATCACTCCCTGGGGCGAGATGCGTCTGGAGACTTCCGGCTCTGCCTGGAACCCGCCGTTCCCGGCGTTGCTGAAAGGGATCATTTTCGTGTCTCTTTGTGTGTTGTCCGTGCAGTTTCTGTTGCACCTGATTGCCGAAATCCGTGGCCTGAGGAAGAAAGATGTTTGA
- a CDS encoding mechanosensitive ion channel family protein yields the protein MENIEQVVTYFLTHKLLLSACIVLIAILIRRLTITRIRGEANFLSEDQRKWISRTKNGAFTLVLLTLFLLWESEISKFALSLTAIAVALVVASKEIILCFTGSLQRASSRSFRIGDWIEVGPVCGEVIEHNLMATVIQEIALHQGQYHYTGKTITLPNSMFFTVAVKNLNFMKRYVYHGFTITVKETVNLYPMVPIMLQKIDAHIVEFFDVAQRYNHMIERHAGVDLPGADPHIYITTTPTGEQQVHFKLFCPTIQAAELEAIIREEFMTMYCRDFLPKPTQEACTPDPVESVL from the coding sequence TTGGAAAATATTGAACAGGTTGTCACGTACTTTCTGACACACAAGCTCTTACTCAGTGCCTGTATTGTCCTGATTGCGATCCTGATCCGTCGGCTGACCATTACCCGGATTCGCGGTGAGGCGAATTTTCTCAGCGAAGATCAGCGCAAGTGGATTTCCCGTACCAAAAATGGCGCATTCACACTGGTGTTGCTGACGCTGTTCCTGCTGTGGGAATCGGAAATCAGCAAATTTGCCTTGTCGCTGACAGCGATCGCGGTGGCACTGGTGGTGGCATCCAAGGAGATTATCCTGTGCTTTACCGGATCCCTGCAGCGTGCCAGCTCGCGTTCATTCAGAATCGGTGACTGGATTGAGGTCGGGCCGGTTTGTGGCGAGGTGATTGAGCACAATCTGATGGCGACCGTGATTCAGGAAATTGCTTTGCATCAGGGCCAGTATCACTACACCGGAAAGACCATCACACTGCCAAACAGTATGTTTTTCACGGTTGCCGTCAAAAATCTGAATTTCATGAAACGTTATGTTTACCATGGCTTTACGATCACTGTGAAAGAAACGGTGAATCTGTATCCGATGGTGCCGATCATGCTGCAGAAAATTGACGCGCATATTGTTGAGTTTTTTGATGTGGCACAGCGCTACAACCATATGATTGAGCGGCATGCCGGTGTCGACTTGCCTGGGGCAGATCCGCACATTTATATCACCACCACCCCGACGGGGGAGCAGCAGGTTCACTTTAAGCTGTTTTGTCCCACTATTCAGGCAGCAGAGCTGGAAGCGATCATCCGGGAAGAATTTATGACCATGTATTGCCGGGATTTTCTGCCTAAGCCGACTCAGGAAGCCTGTACGCCGGATCCTGTTGAATCCGTTCTGTAA
- a CDS encoding gluconokinase — MTPKKMIVMGVSGCGKSSIGSHLAKTLGLNFFDGDDFHPPENVRKMSQGIPLNDDDRTEWLATLNQLLRQESHAVLACSALKPDYRAQLRDGVDDLVWVYLQGDFGTIWQRHQQRSDHYFNGRTMLESQFATLVEPAQDEALFVDIRQTQAAVLQEILNRLPETGSLVESPMVERNKG; from the coding sequence ATGACACCGAAAAAGATGATTGTGATGGGCGTTTCGGGCTGCGGTAAAAGCTCGATTGGCAGCCATCTGGCAAAAACGCTGGGGCTGAACTTCTTCGACGGGGACGATTTTCATCCGCCTGAGAACGTACGCAAAATGAGTCAGGGCATCCCGCTCAATGATGATGACCGGACTGAATGGCTGGCAACACTGAACCAGTTGCTTCGGCAGGAATCTCACGCTGTTCTGGCCTGTTCGGCGCTGAAGCCGGATTATCGTGCACAGTTGCGTGATGGCGTGGATGATTTGGTATGGGTGTATCTGCAGGGGGATTTTGGCACCATCTGGCAGCGTCATCAGCAGCGTTCAGATCATTATTTTAATGGTCGCACGATGCTGGAAAGCCAGTTTGCGACACTGGTTGAGCCCGCACAGGATGAAGCTTTGTTTGTTGATATTCGCCAGACTCAGGCGGCAGTCTTGCAGGAAATCCTCAACCGGCTGCCCGAAACCGGCTCACTGGTTGAATCACCAATGGTTGAAAGGAACAAAGGATGA
- a CDS encoding c-type cytochrome, which yields MKTFNVFTLCLLSTAVSAATEFEQEYRHLGEIEAGQRLPDGESYHATPDWNNLPEAHFGDVVKQGYQVFTNTQALKSQGVIKGGLNCVNCHLNAGRLAGSAPLWAAYVAYPAYRSKNQRVNNYEDRLQGCFRYSMNGGDKVPALDSDEIRALTAYSYWLATNAPVNSQLPGRGFFSVEKPKEAPDYGRGEAVYQEKCAFCHAENGEGRKAADRYVFPPLWGEDSYNWGAGMHQINTAAAFIKANMPLGMGNTLTDQEAWDVAMYIDSQDRPQDPRFTGNVKETAEKYHSHQGMYGKPSPADQHVLGEPSKK from the coding sequence ATGAAAACGTTCAACGTGTTCACGCTGTGTCTTCTGAGTACAGCCGTTTCAGCGGCAACCGAATTTGAACAGGAATACCGGCATCTGGGAGAGATTGAAGCGGGCCAGCGTCTGCCGGACGGGGAAAGCTATCATGCCACGCCGGACTGGAACAACTTACCGGAGGCACACTTTGGGGATGTGGTGAAGCAGGGCTACCAGGTCTTCACCAACACCCAGGCGTTGAAGTCTCAGGGGGTGATCAAAGGGGGGCTGAATTGTGTGAACTGCCACCTGAATGCTGGCCGCCTTGCCGGTAGTGCGCCTTTGTGGGCGGCTTATGTTGCTTACCCGGCTTATCGTTCAAAGAATCAGCGGGTGAATAATTACGAAGATCGCTTGCAGGGGTGTTTCCGCTATTCGATGAATGGCGGCGATAAGGTGCCTGCGCTCGACAGTGATGAAATCCGCGCATTAACGGCTTATTCCTATTGGCTGGCAACCAATGCGCCCGTGAACAGCCAGTTGCCCGGGCGGGGATTTTTCAGTGTAGAGAAACCCAAAGAAGCGCCGGATTATGGTCGGGGAGAAGCGGTCTATCAGGAAAAATGTGCGTTTTGTCATGCGGAAAACGGGGAAGGCCGTAAAGCAGCGGATCGTTATGTTTTCCCGCCGCTGTGGGGGGAGGACAGTTATAACTGGGGTGCAGGCATGCATCAGATCAATACCGCGGCTGCCTTTATTAAAGCCAACATGCCCCTGGGAATGGGGAATACGCTGACGGATCAGGAAGCCTGGGATGTGGCTATGTATATCGACAGCCAGGATCGTCCGCAGGATCCACGCTTTACCGGTAATGTGAAAGAAACGGCTGAAAAATACCACAGTCATCAGGGGATGTACGGTAAACCTTCACCGGCTGATCAGCATGTGCTTGGTGAACCTTCTAAGAAATGA
- a CDS encoding TRAP transporter substrate-binding protein — translation MKKLTCTLLAASLAGTFTASAMAADYTFKFQSSDPAGDKNFQVQQAWAERVETMSAGRIEIDLLPVGSVVKHTETLGAIKLGILDGQITATSYFSGKDPAFGLIGNMVGAWSDTTQLLQYINYGGGYQLMTELYAPYGVKFIGGSTTGVESFVSKVPVDGVADLKGLKLRAPEGLVQQVFKAAGASPVNLPGSEVFTGLSKGVIDAADYTVFSTNQKAGMNDVATHPVQPGFHSLPLIDISMSQKKWDKLPADLQAILTTSVRDFAYDMTTQLKIADQQAVKEAEANPKITIHNWSDEERKKFREIAREQWKVFAKQSPNAEKVYQSVTQFLEDNALL, via the coding sequence ATGAAAAAGTTGACCTGCACCCTGCTCGCGGCATCACTTGCCGGTACCTTTACTGCTTCAGCCATGGCTGCGGATTACACCTTCAAGTTCCAGTCGTCGGATCCGGCGGGTGATAAAAACTTTCAGGTGCAGCAAGCCTGGGCTGAGCGTGTTGAAACCATGTCGGCCGGCCGGATCGAGATTGATCTGCTGCCGGTCGGCAGTGTGGTGAAACACACCGAAACTCTGGGCGCGATTAAGTTGGGGATTCTGGATGGCCAGATCACCGCGACCAGCTACTTTTCGGGTAAAGATCCGGCATTTGGTCTGATCGGCAACATGGTGGGCGCCTGGTCTGACACCACGCAACTGCTGCAGTACATCAACTATGGTGGTGGTTATCAGCTGATGACTGAACTGTATGCGCCTTACGGTGTGAAGTTTATTGGCGGCTCGACCACAGGCGTTGAATCCTTTGTTTCGAAAGTGCCGGTGGACGGCGTGGCCGATCTGAAAGGCCTGAAATTACGCGCCCCGGAAGGGCTGGTCCAACAGGTCTTTAAAGCCGCAGGTGCTTCACCGGTGAATCTGCCAGGTTCAGAAGTCTTTACCGGTCTGAGTAAAGGTGTGATTGATGCTGCTGACTACACAGTTTTCTCGACCAACCAGAAAGCGGGCATGAACGATGTGGCGACCCATCCGGTTCAGCCAGGTTTCCACTCGCTGCCGCTGATCGATATTTCGATGAGCCAGAAAAAATGGGACAAGCTGCCGGCAGATCTGCAAGCGATCCTGACGACGTCTGTCCGTGATTTTGCTTATGACATGACGACCCAGCTGAAGATTGCCGATCAGCAAGCCGTGAAAGAAGCGGAAGCGAATCCGAAAATTACCATTCATAACTGGTCTGATGAAGAGCGGAAGAAGTTCCGTGAAATTGCCCGTGAACAATGGAAGGTTTTCGCGAAACAGTCGCCAAATGCCGAGAAAGTGTATCAGTCGGTCACGCAATTTCTGGAAGATAACGCCCTGCTGTAA
- a CDS encoding methyl-accepting chemotaxis protein: MKLQHKMMSCLLLSGLLPAAAILYFTLNQASQSLESQAYNQLESLREVKQDAIERYFETLNQQISLEAANPQTIQAVRDFRQGIRDLPPLDEQSDARLQQFYTQQFIPRLKANAPNQDDSATALVSELSPTARILQARYIADSPFGLGEKQKLLTAGGTAYDTAHAQYHPFFQELIEQSGYYDLFLIDAASAQVIYSVYKEVDFATSLRSGPFRDSLLRQAYEAGLKLNKGQSALIDFNLYLPSYLTPAGFIATPVYDQGQVSGVLVFQFPIDRLTAIMGVRAGLGDSGETYLVGPDKLMRSNSYLDPVNHSVVASFLHPEKGQVNTEAVRRALSGESGIDALLDYKGNTVLSAFAPIELNQHRWVIVAEIDHAEALAAITQLKHIGLSVIAVVTLLILGAAILISRNITRPIGGEPDEMAQMASAIAEGDLRIRNPSQQKVTGVYASMLAMSSNLSTIINQLKLAAGQQRSEAEALAASAVETAQAVTQQEQETAHLAVAIDEMSATAKDISGNIASAAEAGNEAQAKVSDCSQLLKQSTDNLSVMSSDMQQANQKLTLLRKSSDDITQVLETIRGIAEQTNLLALNAAIEAARAGEHGRGFAVVAEEVRNLAQHTQEATNETAAMLETLLNHGRDVSTVMEHSIDHTSRVSEQALAATEGCAWWWLPWIILPQ, translated from the coding sequence ATGAAACTACAACATAAAATGATGAGTTGTCTTTTACTATCCGGTCTGCTGCCGGCCGCAGCAATTTTGTACTTTACACTCAATCAGGCCAGCCAGTCGCTGGAAAGTCAGGCGTATAACCAACTGGAATCTTTGCGTGAAGTGAAACAGGATGCCATCGAACGATATTTCGAAACCCTGAACCAGCAAATATCTCTGGAAGCGGCCAACCCGCAAACCATTCAGGCGGTCAGGGATTTCCGCCAAGGGATTCGGGACCTTCCCCCGCTTGATGAACAATCAGACGCGCGTTTGCAGCAGTTTTACACCCAGCAATTTATCCCACGTTTGAAAGCCAATGCACCCAATCAGGATGATTCAGCGACTGCGCTGGTGAGCGAGCTCTCCCCCACAGCCCGAATCCTTCAGGCCCGCTATATAGCAGACAGTCCGTTCGGTCTGGGTGAAAAACAGAAACTACTCACGGCAGGCGGTACGGCTTACGATACCGCACACGCTCAGTACCACCCCTTCTTTCAGGAACTGATTGAACAATCAGGTTATTACGATCTCTTTTTGATTGATGCTGCAAGCGCACAAGTGATTTACAGCGTATACAAAGAAGTCGACTTCGCGACGTCCCTGCGCAGCGGCCCGTTCCGGGACAGCCTGCTGCGGCAAGCTTATGAGGCAGGTTTAAAGCTCAATAAAGGCCAGAGTGCGCTGATCGACTTTAACCTGTATCTGCCCTCTTATCTGACCCCGGCCGGTTTTATCGCAACCCCTGTTTACGATCAGGGTCAGGTGTCTGGCGTGCTGGTGTTTCAGTTTCCGATAGACCGCCTGACCGCCATCATGGGCGTCCGTGCCGGACTGGGAGACAGCGGGGAAACCTATCTGGTTGGTCCGGATAAACTCATGCGGTCCAACTCGTATCTCGATCCGGTCAATCATTCCGTGGTGGCTTCATTTCTCCACCCGGAGAAAGGCCAGGTCAACACTGAAGCTGTCCGCCGCGCGTTATCGGGCGAGAGTGGCATCGACGCACTACTGGATTACAAAGGGAATACCGTCCTCTCGGCATTTGCGCCGATTGAACTGAACCAGCACCGCTGGGTGATTGTGGCAGAAATCGACCATGCAGAAGCGCTGGCCGCAATTACCCAACTCAAACACATCGGTTTGTCCGTCATTGCTGTCGTGACGCTGCTGATCCTCGGGGCCGCCATCCTGATCAGCCGGAACATTACCCGCCCCATTGGCGGGGAACCGGACGAAATGGCTCAGATGGCCAGTGCCATTGCAGAAGGAGATTTACGCATCCGAAATCCATCCCAGCAAAAAGTGACGGGGGTTTATGCGTCTATGCTGGCCATGTCTTCGAATCTGAGCACCATTATCAACCAGCTCAAACTGGCAGCTGGCCAGCAACGCAGTGAAGCAGAAGCCTTAGCGGCCAGTGCCGTCGAAACCGCTCAGGCGGTGACTCAGCAGGAACAGGAAACCGCCCATCTCGCCGTCGCCATTGATGAAATGAGTGCCACGGCCAAAGACATTTCCGGCAATATCGCATCGGCTGCCGAAGCAGGAAATGAGGCGCAGGCCAAGGTCAGCGACTGCTCACAATTGCTGAAACAGAGCACGGACAACCTGAGTGTGATGTCGAGCGACATGCAGCAGGCCAACCAGAAACTCACGCTTCTGAGAAAGAGTTCGGATGATATCACCCAAGTGCTGGAAACCATTCGCGGGATAGCAGAACAAACCAATCTGCTGGCGCTCAACGCCGCCATTGAAGCGGCGAGGGCCGGAGAGCATGGCCGGGGATTTGCAGTGGTTGCAGAAGAAGTCCGCAATCTGGCACAACATACCCAGGAAGCCACCAATGAGACTGCCGCCATGCTGGAAACTCTGCTTAACCACGGCCGGGATGTCAGCACGGTGATGGAACACAGTATCGACCACACCAGCCGGGTGAGCGAGCAGGCACTGGCGGCAACCGAGGGCTGCGCCTGGTGGTGGCTTCCGTGGATCATATTGCCGCAATGA